A window from Polyodon spathula isolate WHYD16114869_AA chromosome 28, ASM1765450v1, whole genome shotgun sequence encodes these proteins:
- the si:busm1-163l24.3 gene encoding uncharacterized protein si:busm1-163l24.3 → MAADGKTILVEGLMTDILEDRLADKLAIHFLRNRNGGGEITNITFPKESPGTALITFEESEVAQRVCRMRTHILSVDENKYEVQVSMHCTEVNPDEIFLRVSMLIDYRRLPDGKRVIKHLKKNFPDVQFSFEKEELCNVKGAFSEIQDLANEVLSSFETGEPKAVKNKKSQGAAGSVFRNGEKKTESTALAQPSGFDTQSPTFLIDNEDLHVDNGRGVVAKDMLEDYSLIMDSDIYRYIQKHWNDKYVQVLFKHKVEVVDVTAKDITTLYLQSETSGSLIDLQQAHRELGNLYQELETKLRKEQIPKKEVSSNINCLKKVSEYLQTHFPLILLNEDDTNIYMIGSSCDVSEAKQYIQDLKTEEHSSRLERQTSYQGLQDILHTDSTKLLDTNYKDLKLPGTIKPEVLKDYTLASGLGSCKEPLMKDISKGFQAFSSSGLYRKGLTSPDRTSEDILKKYEGTSTISKIKDRKLFQTTGQARSTGPIKPFQMTASSNTFQHMDLIGTRNYLYDSTAASTSQTCEFQPVLRRANSFSGISQSKEDNKSAGLNEVTESRSKKSNSGPKKEDLFCEDISMARMAWLYINDIYGTNIAKLTSAEGIQMNETVTGNSTKLVIRGFDQVKVSNAKRAISIIYSKVLTDFAVKEISLSQMGITDSDDILRLWCSEVEKHGNVKIIKSTQYLCIMGPKDQCLELTDLLQELVKDRALKPQPAYTGGSLFSSSSVTKTHQDKEQKSISKVEDYLKDQGCSLSKHNSLKGGLQQVKQTNSANGDNVKYTHSTQTHNQKEPENQTPSDVQKSPRLQTAMEQKDQSNLTSKGKRDPTSTLDKDKENPPSSVKKLGNEPGVKDTIKPTKTLNNKVISESHHKKADLTMASHAHKTDSCPQSLPTWAYSTQTNFLRNDDLNSSVQEENSTLRLQLRNPAVGQDAQDLKETSQTCMCCKKELGQNIRTTCGLALCTDCQPVWHASCRVCSVSNNSGIKGTMNISELSTSLSGFNRDTTLKITYNITDGIQSTGDPNPGNPYKGGQFQAFLPANAKGKELLKLLNKAFNQGLTFKIKMCDSGDTITWGQIPHKTKMEGGKSLNGYPDSSYLVHLTEVLTKLGIK, encoded by the exons ATGGCAGCAGATGGGAAAACAATTTTGGTGGAAGGGCTAATGACAGATATTTTAGAGGATAGACTAGCAGACAAACTGGCTATCCACTTTTTAAGAAATCGAAATGGAGGTGGAGAAATAACCAACATCACATTTCCCAAAGAATCACCTGGGACTGCCCTGATAACCTTTGAAGAAAGTGAAG TGGCACAGAGAGTCTGTCGCATGAGGACTCACATATTATCTGTGGATGAAAATAAGTATGAAGTCCAGGTTAGCATGCACTGCACTGAAGTCAACCCAGATGAG ATCTTCCTCAGAGTTTCTATGCTAATAGACTATCGACGACTTCCAGATGGAAAAAGGGTGATTAAGCATCTGAAGAAGAACTTCCCAGACGTACAGTTCAGCTTCGAGAAAGAGGAGCTATGCAATGTAAAAGGGGCGTTTTCAGAAATACAGGATCTAGCCAATGAAGTGCTGAGCAGCTTTGAGACTGGAGAACCAAAGGCTGTTAAGAATAAAAAGAGTCAAGGTGCTGCTGGAAGTGTATTCAGAAATGGTGAAAAAAAGACAGAATCCACAGCATTAGCTCAGCCATCTGGCTTTGACACTCAAAGTCCCACTTTCCTTATTGACAATGAAGATTTACATGTTGATAATGGAAGGGGTGTGGTAGCCAAAGATATGCTTGAGGACTACTCACTGATCATGGATTCTGACATCTATAGATAcatccagaaacactggaatgaTAAGTATGTGCAGGTCCTGTTTAAGCACAAAGTAGAAGTGGTGGATGTTACCGCCAAAGATATTACCACGTTGTACCTGCAGTCCGAGACTTCAGGGAGCCTGATCGACTTGCAGCAAGCTCATAGGGAACTGGGGAACCTATACCAAGAGTTAGAAACCAAACTACGCAAAGAACAGATACCAAAAAAGGAGGTATCATCTAATATAAACTGTCTAAAGAAAGTATCCGAGTATCTCCAGACTCATTTCCCCCTAATCCTTTTGAATGAGGATGACACCAACATATACATGATAGGCAGCTCTTGTGATGTCTCAGAAGCCAAGCAGTACATTCAGGATTTAAAAACTGAGGAGCATTCATCAAGATTAGAGAGACAGACTTCTTATCAAGGCTTGCAAGACATACTCCATACAGACAGCACAAAACTGCTGGATACAAATTATAAAGATTTGAAGCTTCCTGGTACAATAAAACCTGAAGTTTTAAAAGACTACACCTTAGCATCTGGTTTGGGCAGCTGCAAAGAACCTTTGATGAAGGACATCTCAAAGGGATTTCAGGCGTTTTCAAGCAGCGGTTTATACCGGAAAGGTCTAACAAGTCCTGATCGAACCAGCGAGGACATACTTAAGAAATATGAGGGAACTTCCACCATTAGTAAAATCAAAGACCGAAAGCTCTTCCAGACTACTGGACAAGCCAGAAGCACAGGTCCCATAAAACCTTTTCAGATGACAGCTTCATCGAACACATTTCAGCACATGGACCTGATAGGCACCAGAAATTATCTGTATGACTCAACCGCAGCCAGTACATCACAGACCTGTGAATTCCAACCAGTGCTCAGAAGAGCCAACAGCTTTTCTGGCATTAGCCAATCCAAAGAGGACAACAAGTCTGCTGGTTTGAATGAAGTGACAGAAAGCAGAAGTAAAAAAAGTAACAGTGGTCCAAAGAAAGAAGATCTCTTTTGTGAGGATATTTCAATGGCTAGGATGGCATGGCTTTATATAAACGATATCTATGGCACTAATATTGCAAAGCTGACATCAGCTGAGGGAATTCAAATGAATGAGACTGTCACAGGTAATTCTACAAAACTTGTAATCAGGGGATTTGACCAAGTTAAGGTTAGCAATGCCAAACGGGCTATTTCCATAATCTATTCAAAGGTATTAACAGATTTTGCAGTTAAAGAAATTTCTCTCTCTCAGATGGGTATTACAGATTCAGATGACATTTTGAGACTATGGTGCTCTGAAGTAGAAAAGCatggaaatgtgaaaataatCAAATCAACACAATATCTTTGTATAATGGGCCCAAAGGATCAATGTTTAGAGCTAACAGATCTTCTGCAAGAACTTGTCAAGGACAGAGCTTTGAAACCCCAGCCAGCATACACTGGAGGTTCTCTCTTTTCCTCCTCATCTGTGACAAAAACACATCAAGACAAGGAGCAGAAAAGCATATCGAAAGTAGAGGATTATCTGAAGGACCAGGGTTGTTCTTTGAGTAAACACAACTCGCTCAAAGGAGGTCTTCAGCAGGTCAAGCAAACCAATAGTGCAAACGGAGATAATGtgaaatacacacacagcacacaaacccaCAACCAGAAAGAACCTGAAAATCAGACTCCAAGTGATGTTCAGAAATCCCCCAGACTTCAAACAGCCATGGAACAAAAGGACCAGAGTAATTTAACTTCAAAAGGGAAGAGAGATCCTACTTCAACCTTGGATAAAGATAAGGAAAATCCTCCGTCAAGTGTTAAGAAACTAGGAAACGAACCCGGTGTAAAAGACACAATCAAACCAACAAAAACCCTCAACAACAAGGTAATCTCTGAAAGCCATCACAAGAAAGCAGATCTAACCATGGCTTCACATGCACATAAAACTGACAGTTGCCCACAGTCTTTACCAACATGGGCATACAGTACTCAGACAAACTTCCTCAGAAATGATGATTTAAACAGTTCTGTTCAGGAGGAAAACTCCACTCTCAGGCTTCAACTTAGAAATCCTGCAGTCGGCCAGGATGCACAAGACCTGAAAGAAACTTCTCAAACATGCATGTGCTGTAAAAAAGAGCTGGGTCAAAATATACGCACCACGTGTGGCCTTGCTCTCTGTACAGATTGCCAGCCTGTGTGGCATGCATCGTGCAGGGTGTGTTCTGTATCCAATAACTCTGGTATCAAGGGGACTATGAACATCTCTGAACTGAGTACCAGCTTAAGTGGATTCAACAGAGACACAACTCTGAAGATAACTTATAACATCACAGATGGTATTCAGAGT ACAGGCGATCCAAACCCTGGAAATCCCTACAAAG